DNA sequence from the Cronobacter turicensis z3032 genome:
GGACGATAAAATGCTGCACCTGAATCAGGGACGCGCCGCCTCGGGCACGCGCTATACCGACGGCATCTATGCGTTCTGGTCGAAAGGAGATGAGGCGACGGTCTACTATCGCGACAATATTGTGTTAAATCACTGTCAGTTACAAAATCCGAAGCGTTGAGATTTTAGCGGGTGGGGCGCACAATAGCGCCTCCCGATCCTCACTGGTTCAACGCTATGTCTGATATTGACAACCTGCAACAGATTGCGCATCTGCGCCGCGAATATACCAAAGGCGGGCTGCGCCGCCGCGACTTAACCGACCAGCCGCTGCCGCTGTTTGAACGCTGGCTCGCGCAGGCGTGTGAGGCGAGGCTCGCCGATCCTACCGCCATGGTCGTCGCCACCGTCGATGAACAGGGCCAGCCGTATCAGCGTATCGTGCTGCTTAAGCATTTCGACGAGCGCGGCATGGTGTTTTACACCAATCTGGGCAGCCGCAAGGCGCACCATCTCGAAAATAATCCGCGCATCAGTCTGTTGTTCCCGTGGCATATGCTGGAGCGCCAGGTGATGGTCACCGGCAAAGCCGAACGTCTCTCGACGCTTGACGTCGTCAAATATTTCCACAGCCGCCCGCGCGACAGCCAGATTGGCGCCTGGGTCTCTAAGCAGTCGAGCCGTATCTCTGCGCGCGGCGTGCTGGAAAGTAAATTCCTCGAACTCAAACAAAAATTCCAGCAAGGCGAGGTCCCGCTGCCCAGTTTCTGGGGCGGTTTTCGCGTCTCGCTTGACCAGGTGGAATTCTGGCAGGGCGGCGAACACCGGTTGCATGACCGCTTTTTATACCAGCGCGATGCCGACGGCTGGAAAATCGACCGTCTCGCCCCGTAAGTGAGCGATTTTCTTATGCAAGCGCTGGCGCTCCCAGGGCTTGCGCTTTATTCTATGCCTCCCTGAATTTTTTCTTTCGCCAGTGGGCGAAAAGCCGTGTACCGGCAAAGGTGCAGTCGTAAATACATGGAGAAATCGATGGCAAGCAGCAATTTGATTAAACAATTGCAGGAGCGGGGCCTTGTGGCTCAGGTGACGGATGAAGAAGCGTTAGCGCAGCGACTGGCGCAGGGGCCGATCGCCCTTTATTGCGGCTTCGATCCCACCGCCGACAGCCTGCACTTGGGCCATCTGGTTCCCTTGTTGTGCCTGAAACGCTTTCAGATGGCGGGGCACAAACCGGTTGCACTGGTCGGCGGCGCCACCGGTCTGATTGGCGACCCGAGTTTTAAAGCGACCGAACGTAAACTCAATACCGAAGACACCGTCCAGGAGTGGGTGGATAAAATCCGCCGCCAGGTGGCGCCGTTCCTCGATTTCGACTGCGGCGAGAACTCCGCTATCGCGGCGAACAACTATGACTGGTTCGGCAGCATGAACGTGCTGACTTTCCTGCGCGATATCGGCAAGCACTTCTCGGTCAACCAGATGATCAACAAGGAAGCGGTGAAGCAGCGCCTGAACCGCGACGATGTGGGCATCTCCTTTACCGAATTCTCCTACAACCTGTTGCAGGGTTACGACTTCGCTTGCCTGAATGAACTGCACGGCGTGGCGCTGCAAATCGGCGGTTCCGATCAGTGGGGTAACATCACCTCGGGCATCGATCTGACCCGTCGTCTGCATCAGAACCAGGTATTTGGCCTGACCGTACCGCTTATCACCAAATCTGACGGCACCAAGTTCGGCAAAACCGAAGGCGGCGCGGTATGGCTGGATCCGAAGAAAACCAGTCCGTACAAGTTCTACCAGTTCTGGATCAACACCGCCGACGCCGATGTTTACCGCTTCCTGAAGTTCTTTACCTTTATGAGCCTTGATGAGATCAACGCGCTGGAAGAAGAAGACAAAAACAGCGGTAAAGCGCCGCGCGCCCAGTATGTGCTGGCCGAGCAGGTCACCCGTCTGGTACATGGCGAAGAAGGCCTTGCCGCGGCGAAACGCATTACCGAAAGCCTGTTCAACGGTAATCTTAATGCGCTGAGCGAAGCGGATTTCGAGCAGCTCGCGCAGGATGGCGTGCCGATGATTGAGATGGAAAAAGGCGCGGATCTGATGCAGGCGCTGGTCGATT
Encoded proteins:
- the pdxH gene encoding Pyridoxine/pyridoxamine 5'-phosphate oxidase is translated as MGRTIAPPDPHWFNAMSDIDNLQQIAHLRREYTKGGLRRRDLTDQPLPLFERWLAQACEARLADPTAMVVATVDEQGQPYQRIVLLKHFDERGMVFYTNLGSRKAHHLENNPRISLLFPWHMLERQVMVTGKAERLSTLDVVKYFHSRPRDSQIGAWVSKQSSRISARGVLESKFLELKQKFQQGEVPLPSFWGGFRVSLDQVEFWQGGEHRLHDRFLYQRDADGWKIDRLAP
- the tyrS gene encoding Tyrosyl-tRNA synthetase; this encodes MASSNLIKQLQERGLVAQVTDEEALAQRLAQGPIALYCGFDPTADSLHLGHLVPLLCLKRFQMAGHKPVALVGGATGLIGDPSFKATERKLNTEDTVQEWVDKIRRQVAPFLDFDCGENSAIAANNYDWFGSMNVLTFLRDIGKHFSVNQMINKEAVKQRLNRDDVGISFTEFSYNLLQGYDFACLNELHGVALQIGGSDQWGNITSGIDLTRRLHQNQVFGLTVPLITKSDGTKFGKTEGGAVWLDPKKTSPYKFYQFWINTADADVYRFLKFFTFMSLDEINALEEEDKNSGKAPRAQYVLAEQVTRLVHGEEGLAAAKRITESLFNGNLNALSEADFEQLAQDGVPMIEMEKGADLMQALVDSELQPSRGQARKTIASNAITINGEKQADPEYTFSDSDRLFGRYTLLRRGKKNYCLVCWK